In Nitrospirota bacterium, the following are encoded in one genomic region:
- a CDS encoding DUF4115 domain-containing protein, producing MSNMTSISFAEAEVKQENRKENETIGTYLKRVRTTCGHTLEDVAQVTKINIRYLEAIENDEFSKIPGDTFLKGFLRSYSRFLNIDEHEITGRLKEKNKAESNTLKIHTHEEYKKNKGNGIRVTPKNIKIILTSAGGLVVILLLVLFFSSGRETTTIQSSKNIHAPSVSLSDEPVMSGAHTKDDDNSLPFKGRGRVGMGLFSGEAKQRQPVPVSTQPVAMKVYAKELTWMQANIDGNNIQEKLLKPGEEVSWNAQEKIILTVGNAGGIDMEINGKKQEPLGKSGGVLKGVVVTSAGVLR from the coding sequence ATGAGCAACATGACATCAATTTCCTTTGCAGAGGCAGAGGTGAAACAGGAAAACAGGAAAGAAAACGAGACAATAGGGACTTATCTCAAGAGGGTAAGGACTACCTGCGGCCATACCCTTGAGGATGTGGCCCAGGTAACAAAGATAAATATAAGATACCTTGAAGCCATAGAGAATGATGAATTTTCAAAGATTCCAGGAGATACGTTTCTAAAGGGATTCCTTCGTTCATACTCAAGATTCCTTAATATAGATGAACATGAAATTACAGGTAGATTAAAGGAGAAAAACAAGGCTGAATCAAACACTCTAAAAATCCATACACATGAGGAATATAAGAAAAATAAGGGTAACGGAATAAGGGTTACTCCGAAGAATATAAAAATAATCCTGACATCAGCAGGAGGTTTGGTTGTAATCTTATTGCTCGTTTTATTTTTTAGCAGCGGGAGGGAGACAACAACCATACAAAGTTCTAAAAATATCCATGCTCCTTCAGTCTCATTATCGGATGAACCGGTCATGAGCGGGGCGCACACAAAGGATGATGACAATTCCCTCCCCTTCAAGGGGAGGGGTAGGGTGGGGATGGGGTTGTTTTCGGGTGAAGCTAAGCAGAGACAGCCGGTTCCTGTTTCCACACAGCCTGTGGCTATGAAAGTTTATGCAAAAGAGCTTACATGGATGCAGGCCAATATTGACGGGAATAATATTCAGGAGAAACTTCTCAAACCTGGAGAAGAGGTATCATGGAATGCTCAGGAAAAGATTATTTTAACCGTCGGTAATGCAGGCGGTATTGACATGGAGATAAACGGAAAGAAACAGGAACCTCTTGGAAAGAGCGGCGGGGTGCTGAAGGGGGTAGTTGTTACAAGTGCAGGGGTATTGAGATAG
- the mtnP gene encoding S-methyl-5'-thioadenosine phosphorylase produces the protein MPDIEIGVIGGSGLYKMEGLEHVEEIAVDTPFGKPSDKYIVGDLMGKRVAFLPRHGRGHKIQPTDLNFMANIYGMKKLGVKRIISVSAVGSMKEDLHPKDIVIPDQFYDNTKHRVSTFFGDGIVAHVSVADPVCPDLAAVLYKAAVGVGAKVHKGGVYLCIEGPQFSTRGESLIYRKWGVDVIGMTNVTEAKLAREAEICYSTIALVTDYDCWHQEEADVTTDAIIEILNQNVETSKKIIKEALNNLSDDRTCVCSHAMSNAILTARESIAPETKERLKEIIGKYTN, from the coding sequence ATGCCTGATATAGAGATCGGTGTTATTGGCGGAAGCGGTTTGTACAAAATGGAAGGGCTTGAACATGTTGAGGAGATAGCTGTTGATACGCCATTCGGCAAACCTTCAGACAAATACATTGTCGGTGACCTGATGGGTAAGAGGGTTGCCTTCCTGCCGCGACACGGGAGGGGACATAAGATTCAACCTACAGACCTGAACTTCATGGCCAATATTTATGGGATGAAAAAACTGGGCGTGAAGAGGATAATATCCGTGAGTGCTGTCGGCAGTATGAAAGAGGACCTTCACCCTAAGGATATTGTAATACCGGACCAGTTTTATGATAATACAAAGCATCGGGTCAGCACATTCTTTGGTGACGGTATCGTTGCCCATGTTTCGGTTGCGGACCCTGTGTGTCCTGACCTTGCGGCTGTTCTTTATAAGGCAGCAGTAGGTGTTGGGGCAAAGGTTCATAAGGGCGGCGTTTATTTGTGTATAGAAGGCCCTCAGTTTTCTACCAGGGGAGAGTCTCTGATCTACAGGAAATGGGGGGTTGATGTTATCGGGATGACTAATGTTACTGAGGCAAAACTTGCACGTGAGGCTGAGATATGCTATTCAACTATAGCACTTGTCACAGATTATGACTGCTGGCATCAGGAGGAGGCGGATGTTACAACAGATGCCATTATTGAGATATTGAATCAGAATGTAGAGACCTCAAAAAAGATAATAAAAGAGGCCCTAAACAATCTATCAGATGACCGTACCTGTGTATGTTCACACGCAATGAGTAATGCCATACTTACTGCCCGTGAAAGTATTGCACCGGAAACAAAGGAGAGATTGAAGGAGATTATTGGGAAATATACTAATTAA
- a CDS encoding purine-nucleoside phosphorylase produces the protein MYDNNLLHAAVQYVIETGKITPPIGIITGSGWDVTGILDEIIEIPYEKIPGFPCPSVEGHKAKLVTGKYKGSDIVILQGRVHYYEGYDVEEITFPVKVLSGLGVKYLIITNSAGGINPIFKPGDIMVITDHINMMGINPLRSAAGGEGRTIFIDMSEAYDKELINTALEAGGNTDLSVHCGILAAMQGPSYETPAEIQMLRTLGADAVCMSTVPEVIMARYLSMKVLGLSIITNPAAGITDVVLTHEDVIKTAASAGKDACLIIKGVMANISQ, from the coding sequence ATGTATGACAACAACTTACTCCACGCTGCTGTTCAATATGTTATAGAGACAGGAAAAATAACTCCTCCCATCGGCATCATAACCGGTTCCGGTTGGGATGTTACAGGGATATTAGATGAGATAATTGAAATCCCTTATGAAAAGATTCCAGGGTTTCCCTGTCCCTCAGTAGAAGGACATAAGGCGAAACTTGTTACAGGGAAATATAAAGGATCAGATATAGTTATTTTACAAGGGCGGGTGCATTATTATGAAGGATATGACGTTGAAGAGATAACCTTTCCGGTTAAAGTATTATCAGGGCTTGGTGTTAAATATTTAATCATTACAAATTCAGCAGGCGGCATCAATCCCATATTTAAGCCTGGGGATATTATGGTTATTACAGATCACATAAACATGATGGGCATAAATCCTTTGCGGAGTGCTGCCGGAGGAGAAGGTAGAACGATATTTATTGATATGTCAGAGGCGTATGATAAAGAGCTCATTAATACAGCCCTTGAAGCAGGCGGCAATACGGATTTATCAGTACACTGCGGCATACTTGCAGCAATGCAGGGACCGTCCTATGAAACCCCTGCTGAGATACAAATGCTCAGGACATTAGGTGCAGATGCAGTCTGCATGTCCACTGTACCTGAAGTCATAATGGCAAGATACCTCAGCATGAAAGTGTTGGGCTTATCCATTATCACCAATCCCGCTGCCGGAATAACAGATGTTGTTCTGACACATGAAGACGTAATAAAAACTGCAGCATCCGCCGGCAAAGACGCCTGTTTGATAATAAAGGGTGTCATGGCGAACATATCACAATAA
- a CDS encoding tetratricopeptide repeat protein gives MKKNKLILLSLLISMFLITSCGFTQSRVKREREAEVHYKLGWAFLNENNLQKAYVEFQQAIQLNPDDKTYYYAMGYVYVNIGKLKEAVEAYTIAIKIDPAYGEAYNSLGAVYGKMEKWDEAIDDYKKALSVPEYPTPQLAHYNLGYAYYSKGDYNNAVLELKEAARLQPEMTLFQIWLGNTYVKLGKIDEAKASFESVKKLDPANSESYYNLGLIYLKEGNKDEALGAFKKVIEIAPKSSAASDSMKYIDLLKK, from the coding sequence ATGAAAAAAAATAAATTGATCCTGCTGAGTCTTCTGATCTCAATGTTCCTCATCACTTCCTGCGGTTTTACGCAGTCAAGGGTAAAGAGGGAGCGGGAGGCGGAGGTACATTATAAATTAGGTTGGGCATTTCTTAATGAGAATAACCTGCAAAAGGCTTATGTTGAGTTTCAACAGGCCATACAATTAAATCCTGATGATAAGACATATTATTATGCTATGGGTTATGTTTATGTAAATATTGGAAAGTTGAAGGAGGCGGTTGAGGCGTATACTATTGCAATAAAAATAGACCCTGCGTATGGAGAGGCATACAACAGCCTTGGTGCAGTTTATGGAAAGATGGAGAAATGGGATGAGGCCATAGATGATTACAAAAAGGCATTAAGTGTTCCTGAATATCCGACACCACAACTTGCACACTACAACCTTGGATACGCATATTATAGCAAAGGGGATTATAATAATGCTGTTCTGGAACTAAAAGAGGCAGCAAGGCTCCAGCCTGAGATGACATTGTTTCAGATATGGCTCGGAAATACTTATGTGAAACTCGGCAAGATTGATGAAGCTAAGGCATCTTTTGAAAGTGTTAAAAAACTTGATCCGGCAAATTCAGAAAGCTATTATAACCTTGGGCTTATATATCTGAAAGAAGGCAATAAAGACGAGGCATTGGGGGCATTTAAGAAGGTAATTGAAATCGCACCTAAGAGCAGTGCGGCTTCAGATTCTATGAAATATATTGATCTATTGAAAAAATGA
- the miaA gene encoding tRNA (adenosine(37)-N6)-dimethylallyltransferase MiaA: protein MSQTNSETGRSREKRPLIVIAGPTATGKSALAVYLAKLFDTEVISADSMQVYKGMDIGTAKPTAEEMQGIPHYMISIVEPDRGFSVGEYVRKAGPVIEGIYDRGKIPIIAGGTGLYIRGLVDGLCDAPAADAEFRKRLFEEEEQFGRGHLHKKLNEIDPVSAGRVEPNDTIKIVRALEVFEKSGIPMSEIQSSHGFRENRYHPIMVGLTMERGELYKKIEERVQNMVEQGIENEVRGLLHKYGYSAPLRNGLGYKQFAGYINGMYGRDEAVSLLKRDSRRYAKRQFTWFRRDVRIQWFSVKEDQSHFKEIAEAVGRKKQEVRSKK from the coding sequence GTGAGCCAGACAAACAGTGAAACAGGACGAAGCAGAGAAAAAAGGCCGCTCATTGTAATTGCAGGGCCTACAGCAACAGGTAAGAGCGCCCTTGCGGTGTATCTGGCAAAACTCTTTGATACTGAGGTCATAAGCGCTGATTCCATGCAAGTATATAAAGGTATGGATATCGGTACTGCCAAACCGACTGCTGAAGAGATGCAGGGTATTCCCCATTACATGATAAGCATAGTTGAGCCGGACAGGGGATTCAGTGTCGGTGAATATGTTAGAAAAGCAGGGCCGGTAATTGAAGGGATTTACGATAGAGGTAAGATACCCATAATAGCAGGCGGTACCGGGCTTTATATACGGGGGCTTGTTGATGGGTTGTGTGATGCACCTGCGGCAGATGCTGAATTCAGGAAAAGGTTATTTGAAGAGGAGGAACAGTTCGGGAGAGGACATCTCCATAAAAAATTAAATGAGATTGACCCTGTTTCTGCCGGAAGGGTAGAACCTAATGACACAATAAAGATTGTCCGGGCCTTGGAGGTGTTTGAAAAATCAGGTATCCCAATGTCAGAGATACAGAGTTCTCATGGTTTTAGAGAAAATCGTTATCACCCGATTATGGTCGGTCTTACCATGGAACGGGGTGAATTGTATAAAAAGATTGAAGAACGGGTGCAAAATATGGTAGAACAGGGGATTGAAAATGAAGTGAGGGGTTTATTGCATAAGTATGGATATTCTGCCCCGCTCCGGAATGGGCTTGGGTACAAACAGTTTGCAGGGTATATAAATGGTATGTATGGCAGGGATGAAGCAGTCAGCCTGCTGAAGAGGGATAGCAGGAGATATGCAAAGAGGCAATTTACCTGGTTCAGAAGGGATGTGAGGATACAGTGGTTTTCTGTAAAGGAGGATCAGTCACATTTTAAAGAAATAGCAGAAGCGGTCGGAAGAAAGAAGCAAGAAGTTAGAAGCAAGAAATAA
- a CDS encoding sugar kinase, with translation MSLLVVGSVAFDSVKTPFGEAEEILGGSATYFSTAASYFTDVNLVAVVGEDFPAQHVTFLKSRGVNTEGLEKQAGKTFRWKGEYGFQLNEANTLETHLNVFETFKPAIPSSYKDSDGVFLANIDPSLQLDVLKQVNSPKIIACDTMNFWISGKREALIDTLKHVDILIINDGEARQLAKEPNLVKAAKVICSYGPKHLIIKRGEYGALMFNSNSIFAAPAYPLESVFDPTGAGDSFAGGFMGYLLNTKNFSEANMRQAVIFGSVMASFVVEDFSLNRIKALDYKEIMQRYMEFKQLTHFEEPGEVFKQ, from the coding sequence ATGAGTTTACTTGTAGTCGGTTCGGTTGCATTTGACAGTGTTAAGACGCCGTTTGGTGAGGCAGAGGAGATACTTGGAGGGTCTGCAACGTATTTCTCTACAGCGGCGAGTTATTTTACTGACGTGAATCTTGTTGCTGTAGTAGGAGAAGATTTTCCTGCTCAGCATGTAACCTTCCTTAAAAGCCGGGGGGTTAATACAGAAGGGCTTGAGAAGCAGGCAGGGAAGACATTCAGGTGGAAAGGTGAGTATGGTTTTCAATTGAATGAGGCTAATACGCTTGAGACACATTTGAATGTATTTGAGACATTCAAACCCGCAATACCTTCATCTTATAAAGATTCCGATGGGGTCTTTCTTGCAAATATAGACCCTTCTCTTCAACTGGATGTTTTAAAGCAGGTAAATTCACCAAAGATTATTGCCTGTGACACAATGAATTTCTGGATATCCGGAAAGAGAGAGGCACTGATAGATACACTCAAGCATGTAGATATTCTGATTATCAATGACGGGGAGGCAAGACAACTTGCAAAAGAGCCTAACCTTGTTAAAGCAGCGAAGGTAATTTGTTCTTATGGGCCTAAGCATCTAATTATAAAAAGGGGAGAATACGGGGCGCTGATGTTTAACTCAAACAGCATATTTGCAGCACCTGCATATCCGCTTGAGAGTGTCTTCGACCCGACCGGCGCAGGTGATAGTTTTGCAGGCGGATTCATGGGATATTTACTGAACACAAAGAACTTCAGTGAGGCCAACATGAGACAGGCAGTGATATTCGGCAGTGTCATGGCATCATTTGTTGTAGAGGATTTCAGCCTGAACAGGATCAAGGCACTTGATTATAAAGAGATAATGCAAAGGTACATGGAGTTTAAACAACTGACACACTTTGAAGAGCCGGGAGAGGTGTTTAAACAGTAA
- the hfq gene encoding RNA chaperone Hfq, translating to MSKSTINLQDQFLNHLRKERTPVTIHILNGTKITGVIKGFDNFSILLKGENQHLIYKHSVALIVPKKAIKDFDLRGEQAEEKKPEEIKMNEKNPDVKSAEEVVNA from the coding sequence ATGAGCAAGTCTACAATCAATCTTCAGGATCAATTCTTAAATCACCTTAGAAAAGAGAGGACTCCTGTTACTATTCATATATTGAATGGTACTAAGATTACCGGTGTTATAAAAGGATTTGATAATTTCAGCATTCTTCTGAAAGGAGAAAATCAGCATCTTATTTACAAACACTCTGTAGCCCTGATAGTTCCAAAGAAGGCGATAAAAGATTTTGATTTAAGAGGGGAACAGGCAGAAGAGAAAAAGCCGGAAGAGATTAAAATGAACGAAAAGAATCCTGATGTGAAAAGTGCTGAGGAGGTTGTAAATGCCTGA